One segment of Danio aesculapii chromosome 3, fDanAes4.1, whole genome shotgun sequence DNA contains the following:
- the LOC130217866 gene encoding NAD(P)(+)--arginine ADP-ribosyltransferase 2 yields MLLIIEALLLILAALEQDHRAAAEKIFPLGMEHKSVDDQYNGCKGKMANLVKTKYLPNELKSNPKFKQYWKNSAKVVKFGKDHLTRDHLIAIHVYTGKYVYRQFNEDTRYGKNQYKHKKYKWHALHFLLTEALQILKKMHNKCFLTYRGTTANFDKHVLNKEIRFGQFTSSSLDPKITQGFGSKSCFEIITCESAELMKYSQYPYIKEVLIPPYEKFRVTAVRTKQYYKDLWCDTVYTLQSAGRTSYMNCELIKKH; encoded by the exons ATGCTGTTGATCATTGAAGCTCTTCTCCTCATTTTAGCAGCTCTAGAACAG GATCACAGAGCCGCCGCTGAGAAGATATTTCCACTGGGGATGGAACACAAATCTGTCGACGATCAATACAATGGCTGCAAAGGAAAAATGGCAAATCTGGTGAAGACCAAATATCTGCCAAATGAATTGAAAAGCAATCCTAAATTTAAACAATACTGGAAAAACAGCGCGAAGGTCGTGAAGTTTGGTAAAGACCACTTAACTAGAGACCATTTAATCGCCATTCACGTGTACACTGGTAAATATGTGTATCGTCAGTTTAACGAAGACACGCGTTACGGCAAAAACCAGTACAAGCACAAGAAATACAAGTGGCATGCGCTGCACTTTCTGTTGACCGAAGCGTTGCAGATCTTGAAGAAGATGCACAATAAATGCTTTCTAACCTACCGTGGTACTACGGCTAATTTTGATAAGCACGTCCTCAATAAAGAGATCCGCTTTGGTCAGTTTACGTCCTCCTCCCTAGATCCGAAAATAACGCAAGGTTTTGGATCGAAGTCCTGTTTTGAGATTATAACTTGTGAAAGTGCCGAGCTGATGAAATATTCTCAGTATCCTTACATTAAAGAGGTGCTGATCCCTCCATATGAGAAGTTTCGGGTCACCGCTGTCCGGACCAAACAGTATTATAAAGATCTGTGGTGCGACACGGTGTACACTTTGCAGAGCGCTGGAAGAACAAGTTATATGAACTGCGAACTGATCAAGAAACATTAA
- the zmp:0000000997 gene encoding NAD(P)(+)--arginine ADP-ribosyltransferase 2 has protein sequence MLLIIEALLILSALEQDYRVAAADLILPLDMASNSVDDQYKGCRDKMANLVKTEYLKKEMSNSEEFRTAWKKGEAFVKDQVDSLTRNNLIAIYVYSDAGIYRDFNSDTRCDKIKYKQRKYKWYSLHFLLTEAIQILKKTQKKCFSTFRGTNSEFNKNGLNKKVRFGSFVSSSLDRKIASFFGKVSCFEIRTCKGAEVTEYSKLQHEREVLIPPYEVFKVTAVKIREVQIDLWCETVFTLKPSGKKSDLDCALFKKSNKTVAKYNVIH, from the exons ATGCTTTTGATCATTGAAGCTCTTCTCATCTTATCTGCTCTAGAACAG GATTACAGAGTCGCTGCTGCAGATCTGATATTGCCGTTGGATATGGCATCAAATTCTGTCGATGACCAATATAAAGGCTGTAGAGACAAAATGGCAAATCTGGTAAAGACCGAATATCTGAAGAAGGAAATGAGCAACTCAGAAGAATTCAGAACAGCTTGGAAAAAAGGGGAAGCTTTTGTCAAGGACCAAGTTGATAGCCTGACGAGAAATAATTTAATTGCAATTTATGTGTACAGCGATGCTGGTATATATCGTGATTTCAATTCTGACACACGCTGTGATAAAATCAAGTACAAACAAAGGAAATACAAGTGGTATTCACTTCACTTTCTGTTGACTGAAGCGATTCAGATTTTGAAGAAAACGCAAAAGAAATGCTTTTCAACTTTTCGTGGAACTAACAGCGAATTTAACAAAAATGGGTTGAACAAAAAGGTTCGTTTTGGTTCGTTTGTGTCATCATCTCTCGATCGTAAAATAGCATCATTTTTCGGAAAAGTATCATGCTTTGAAATCAGAACTTGTAAAGGTGCTGAGGTCACAGAATATTCAAAGCTTCAGCATGAGAGAGAGGTGTTGATACCTCCATATGAGGTTTTTAAAGTCACTGCTGTTAAGATAAGAGAAGTTCAGATAGATCTCTGGTGTGAAACTGTGTTCACTTTAAAACCCTCTGGGAAAAAAAGTGACCTGGACTGTGCTCTGTTCAAAAAATCAAACAAGACTGTAGCTAAATACAATGTCATACATTGA